From a region of the Lactuca sativa cultivar Salinas chromosome 4, Lsat_Salinas_v11, whole genome shotgun sequence genome:
- the LOC111906775 gene encoding uncharacterized protein LOC111906775, whose product MDDYMRMSKRTARESLYTMSMGVVETFGDMYLRKPSLRDLQELYATHEQRHGFPGMIESIDCEFQQRHGIYIQYSTFMKLFRHPVEERDKFFKRRQERAGKDVERAFGVLKAK is encoded by the exons ATGGACGACTACATGAGAATGTCTAAAAGAACCGCAAGGGAGAGTTTGTATACAATGTCAATGGGTGTTGTTGAAACATTTGGAGACATGTATTTGCGGAAACCTTCATTGCGTGATTTGCAAGAATTGTATGCGACGCATGAACAACGCCATGGGTTTCCCGGAATGATCGAAAGCATTGATTGCGAGTTCCAACAACGAC ATGGAATATATATTCAGTATTCCACATTCATGAAGTTATTCCGACACCCGGTTGAAGAAAGAGACAAATTTTTTAAGAGAAGACAAGAAAGAGCGGGTAAGGATGTGGAACGTGCTTTTGGAGTGCTGAAGGCGAAGTGA